From Rattus rattus isolate New Zealand chromosome 17, Rrattus_CSIRO_v1, whole genome shotgun sequence, the proteins below share one genomic window:
- the LOC116886712 gene encoding uncharacterized protein LOC116886712 encodes MTDTKLLRHSLDSAASLKPQRRRVLLVPGGGPDSGHPCTHYPLAHSAPSLQTCSHLPNCPPTFTRGGPQAIWREGEREMTREQPRWCALAFFTCSASLLSLRIPDPKPKETGTLSHSRRTFPRGKGDCSEAGKLVGIPDSGAQQSLACSWPWSPYTHEPPRRVSQLSREGSCHARRASTLSIDHTRGRARVASWS; translated from the exons ATGACTGATACAAAGTTGCTGCGACATAGCCTGGACTCCGCAGCTTCCTTAAAGCCGCAGAGGCGGCGTGTTCTCCTAGTTCCCGGAGGTGGCCCCGACTCGGGGCACCCCTGCACACACTACCCTTTAGCCCACTCTGCTCCTTCGCTCCAAACTTGCTCTCACCTACCCAACTGTCCCCCCACCTTCACCCGCGGTGGACCACAGGCAAtctggagagaaggggaaagagagatgaCGCGAGAGCAGCCTAGATGGTGTGCCCTCGCTTTCTTCACCTGCAGCGCCAG TTTGTTAAGCCTCAGGATCCCGGATCCCAAGCCCAAGGAGACTGGAACTCTCAGTCACTCCCGCAGGACATTCCCCAGAGGCAAAGGGGACTGCAGCGAAGCCGGCAAGCTGGTTGGGATTCCGGACTCCGGTGCCCAGCAGTCCCTGGCGTGCAGTTGGCCCTGGAGCCCCTACACACACGAACCCCCCCGTCGAGTGTCCCAACTTTCCCGGGAGGGTAGCTGTCATGCGCGCCGGGCGAGCACTCTCAGCATCGATCACACCCGGGGCCGCGCGCGGGTGGCGAGCTGGAGCTAG